A single window of bacterium DNA harbors:
- a CDS encoding Kazal-type serine protease inhibitor: MSGIKNNIIAVALAITVAIPVISFGATEPEVTPRSIFAFFDAAVKKISRFFSALSRSEKVAPKTEQAKPETTEKKIPESALEKRLKNDPEYGRVFQKLNPEDKLRAQNVRTIEDRPVSPLEQLPSNRFPIFEAPASGVVLPNCLSSGTVCAANGKTYVNACLPEQAKVAIAHAGPCGAR, from the coding sequence ATGAGCGGTATAAAAAACAACATTATTGCCGTGGCGCTCGCGATAACCGTCGCAATTCCGGTTATTTCTTTTGGCGCAACAGAGCCGGAAGTAACACCAAGAAGCATCTTTGCTTTTTTTGACGCTGCCGTAAAAAAGATATCACGTTTTTTTTCGGCGTTGTCGCGAAGCGAAAAGGTTGCGCCAAAAACCGAACAAGCAAAGCCGGAGACGACGGAGAAAAAAATTCCGGAATCGGCGTTGGAGAAAAGACTGAAAAATGATCCGGAGTATGGCCGGGTATTTCAAAAGTTAAATCCCGAAGACAAGTTGCGGGCGCAAAACGTTCGCACTATTGAAGATCGGCCCGTTTCGCCGCTTGAACAATTACCCAGTAACCGCTTCCCGATTTTTGAAGCGCCGGCATCAGGCGTTGTGTTGCCGAACTGTCTTTCGTCCGGAACCGTGTGCGCCGCAAACGGTAAAACCTATGTGAACGCTTGTTTGCCCGAACAGGCGAAGGTGGCAATTGCTCATGCGGGCCCGTGCGGAGCGCGATAG
- a CDS encoding DsrE family protein translates to MKLGIILQSNNPEHIWNTFRLGITSLKAGHAVTIFLMSEGAELDTIADTEHFDISRKVAEYKELKGGLYACGTCLKIRGKKESGVCPVSTMTDLLKMVEESDKVLVF, encoded by the coding sequence ATGAAGCTCGGTATCATACTACAATCCAACAACCCGGAGCACATTTGGAACACATTCCGTTTGGGCATTACTTCCCTTAAGGCCGGTCACGCGGTGACCATCTTTTTGATGAGTGAGGGAGCCGAACTTGACACCATTGCTGACACGGAACACTTTGATATTTCCAGGAAGGTTGCCGAATACAAGGAATTGAAAGGAGGCCTCTATGCCTGCGGCACTTGTTTGAAGATCCGGGGTAAAAAAGAAAGCGGGGTTTGCCCGGTCTCTACCATGACGGATTTGCTCAAGATGGTTGAAGAATCGGATAAAGTGCTCGTCTTCTGA
- a CDS encoding cold shock domain-containing protein, which translates to MNGTIKTLVKEKRFGFIAREGQVKDLFFHANELKGIEFDQLNVGDAVTFEVGDSEKGPNATGVSRA; encoded by the coding sequence ATGAACGGAACAATCAAAACGCTCGTAAAGGAAAAACGGTTCGGATTTATCGCCCGCGAGGGTCAGGTAAAAGACCTTTTCTTCCATGCCAACGAATTGAAAGGTATCGAATTTGACCAACTGAATGTTGGCGATGCGGTCACCTTTGAAGTCGGGGACAGCGAAAAGGGCCCGAACGCAACGGGTGTGTCGCGCGCTTAA
- a CDS encoding C39 family peptidase — protein sequence MIIHADNVPFYSQFQDIPQVEWQREGCGVASLAMQLEFYTAKRVSVTKLLLEALEFGAYTKDVGWNHKRLAALADLYGLSGKNYDFWNATNDAAFAKLKEFLTGGPVMVSIHNKFNPKTTLGHLIVVVGIHDDGTVIYHDPAYGIKKDRSISESDFLKGWKRRFIVVREKP from the coding sequence ATGATTATTCACGCGGACAACGTCCCCTTTTACTCGCAATTCCAGGACATTCCTCAGGTGGAGTGGCAGCGCGAGGGCTGCGGCGTGGCAAGCTTAGCCATGCAGCTGGAGTTCTATACCGCAAAACGCGTGTCGGTAACAAAGCTGCTGTTAGAAGCGCTGGAATTTGGCGCGTATACAAAGGATGTGGGCTGGAATCATAAACGGTTAGCCGCGCTGGCAGATTTGTACGGCCTTTCCGGAAAAAATTACGACTTCTGGAACGCGACAAACGATGCCGCATTCGCGAAGCTCAAAGAATTTTTGACCGGAGGACCGGTCATGGTGTCCATCCACAACAAGTTCAATCCCAAAACAACGCTGGGTCACCTCATTGTCGTTGTGGGCATTCACGACGACGGCACAGTGATATATCACGACCCCGCGTACGGAATTAAAAAGGACCGGAGTATTTCCGAATCGGATTTCTTAAAAGGCTGGAAGCGGAGATTTATCGTGGTGCGGGAAAAGCCGTAA